The following proteins are co-located in the Rhea pennata isolate bPtePen1 chromosome 2, bPtePen1.pri, whole genome shotgun sequence genome:
- the LOC134137640 gene encoding basic salivary proline-rich protein 1-like, protein MPLRRRPDAPPPRMPCRPDAPPPRMPCRPDAPPPQARCPSAADAVSARCPSAADAVSARCPSAAGPMPLRRGCRVGPMPLRRRPDAPPPRMPCRPDAPPPQARCPSAADAVSARCPSAAGPMPLCRGCRVSPMPLRRGCRVGPMPLRRGCRVGPMPLRRRPDAPPLRMPCRPDAPPPQARCPSAADAVSARCPSAAGPMPLRCGCRVGPMPLRRRPDAPLPWMPCQPDAPPPRMPCRPDAPPPQARCPSAADAVSARCPSAAGPMPPQQMPCRPDAPPPQARCPSAADAVSARCPSAAGPMPPQQMPCRPDAPPPQARCPSAADAVSARSGRPRLPLRWPAPAGLGGPRGEKQPLREGKRVKFYRAGAKLLPYLCGHGWRSSCQQERHLVWKSRISQ, encoded by the coding sequence ATGCCCCTCCGCCGCAGGCCCGATGCCCCTCCGCCGCGGATGCCGTGTCGGCCCGATGCCCCTCCGCCGCGGATGCCGTGTCGGCCCGATGCCCCTCCGCCGCAGGCCCGATGCCCCTCTGCCGCGGATGCCGTGTCGGCCCGATGCCCCTCCGCCGCGGATGCCGTGTCGGCCCGATGCCCCTCCGCCGCAGGCCCGATGCCCCTCCGCCGCGGATGCCGTGTCGGCCCGATGCCCCTCCGCCGCAGGCCCGATGCTCCTCCGCCGCGGATGCCGTGTCGGCCCGATGCCCCTCCGCCGCAGGCCCGATGCCCCTCCGCCGCGGATGCCGTGTCGGCCCGATGCCCCTCCGCCGCAGGCCCGATGCCCCTCTGCCGTGGATGCCGTGTCAGCCCGATGCCCCTCCGCCGCGGATGCCGTGTCGGCCCGATGCCCCTCCGCCGCGGATGCCGTGTCGGCCCGATGCCCCTCCGCCGCAGGCCCGATGCCCCTCCGCTGCGGATGCCGTGTCGGCCCGATGCCCCTCCGCCGCAGGCCCGATGCCCCTCCGCCGCGGATGCCGTGTCGGCCCGATGCCCCTCCGCCGCAGGCCCGATGCCCCTCCGCTGCGGATGCCGTGTCGGCCCGATGCCCCTCCGCCGCAGGCCCGATGCCCCTCTGCCGTGGATGCCGTGTCAGCCCGATGCCCCTCCGCCGCGGATGCCGTGTCGGCCCGATGCCCCTCCGCCGCAGGCCCGATGCCCCTCTGCCGCGGATGCCGTGTCGGCCCGATGCCCCTCCGCCGCAGGCCCGATGCCCCCGCAGCAGATGCCGTGTCGGCCCGATGCCCCTCCGCCGCAGGCCCGATGCCCCTCTGCCGCGGATGCCGTGTCGGCCCGATGCCCCTCCGCCGCAGGCCCGATGCCCCCGCAGCAGATGCCGTGTCGGCCCGATGCCCCTCCGCCGCAGGCCCGATGCCCCTCCGCCGCGGATGCCGTGTCGGCCCgctcggggcggccgcggctcccgctgCGCTGGCCGGCGCCTGCAGGCCTCGGTGGTCCTCGCGGGGAGAAGCAGCCTCTGCGCGAGGGGAAACGAGTAAAATTTTACAGAGCTGGAGCAAAGTTACTCCCTTACCTGTGTGGTCACGGTTGGCGATCAAGTTGTCAGCAAGAGCGACACTTGGTTTGGAAAAGCCGAATTTCACAATAA